Proteins co-encoded in one Nonomuraea helvata genomic window:
- a CDS encoding UDP-glucose/GDP-mannose dehydrogenase family protein, with protein MAGMPERRQVAVFGAGYIGLVTGACLAELGHQVLVRDIDPEKIRLLRSGEVPIYEPGLGDMIAQNKERLTFTLDAQEALDGSEIAYVCVDTPPSASGDADLSRVWSVVRSLEGTSHLRAVVMKSTVPVGTGSRVRAALDAAGLRDVGYAANPEFTAEGTAVRDFLHPDRIVVGASDEATARLISELHEGVVGPVVVMDVRSAEMVKLASNALLATKISFINEIATLCEKTGADVEEVAQAVGLDHRLGRHFLRAGIGWGGSCFPKDSEALRQLASNTGYHLQLLSAVVEVNNVQKRRAIQKLKEELGSLVGARVALLGLTFKPGTDDMREAPSTVLAARLLAEGAEVSCWDPMARPAETEPWTSTSRYATPEEAVEHADAAIVVTEWPQLEEVYWAGVVRSMRRPVLFDGRNLFDPAAMRALGFTYLSVGRP; from the coding sequence ATGGCTGGCATGCCGGAACGGCGGCAGGTGGCTGTGTTCGGCGCCGGGTACATCGGTCTGGTGACCGGTGCCTGCCTGGCCGAACTGGGTCACCAGGTATTGGTTCGAGACATCGACCCGGAGAAGATCAGGCTCCTGCGCTCCGGTGAAGTGCCGATCTACGAGCCGGGACTGGGCGACATGATCGCCCAGAACAAGGAACGCCTGACCTTCACCTTGGATGCTCAGGAGGCTCTCGACGGGTCCGAGATCGCGTACGTGTGCGTGGACACGCCGCCGTCGGCGTCCGGCGATGCGGACCTGTCCCGGGTCTGGTCGGTCGTGCGGTCACTGGAGGGCACGTCGCACCTGAGGGCGGTGGTGATGAAGTCCACCGTGCCAGTGGGTACGGGGAGTCGTGTGCGGGCCGCCCTCGACGCGGCCGGCCTCCGAGACGTGGGGTATGCCGCGAATCCGGAGTTCACCGCCGAAGGCACCGCGGTACGCGACTTCCTCCACCCCGACCGGATCGTCGTGGGCGCATCCGACGAGGCGACTGCCCGCCTGATCTCGGAGCTGCATGAGGGCGTGGTCGGACCGGTTGTCGTGATGGACGTGAGGTCCGCCGAGATGGTGAAGCTGGCCTCGAACGCCCTGCTCGCGACGAAGATCAGTTTCATCAACGAGATCGCCACCTTGTGCGAGAAGACCGGCGCCGATGTCGAGGAAGTCGCGCAGGCTGTCGGCCTGGACCACCGTCTCGGCCGGCACTTCCTGCGGGCCGGCATCGGCTGGGGCGGTTCGTGCTTCCCCAAGGATTCCGAGGCCCTGCGGCAGCTGGCCAGCAACACTGGCTATCACCTGCAATTGTTGTCGGCCGTGGTCGAGGTCAACAACGTGCAGAAGCGGAGAGCGATTCAGAAGCTCAAAGAAGAACTCGGCAGCCTGGTCGGTGCGCGGGTCGCGTTGCTCGGGCTGACGTTCAAGCCGGGGACCGACGACATGCGGGAAGCGCCGAGCACGGTGCTGGCGGCCCGGCTGCTGGCTGAAGGGGCCGAGGTGTCCTGCTGGGATCCGATGGCTCGCCCAGCCGAGACGGAGCCATGGACGTCGACGAGCCGGTACGCGACTCCGGAGGAGGCGGTCGAGCACGCAGACGCGGCGATCGTGGTGACAGAGTGGCCGCAACTGGAGGAGGTCTACTGGGCGGGAGTCGTCAGATCAATGCGTCGGCCGGTGCTGTTCGACGGCCGTAATCTGTTCGATCCGGCCGCGATGCGTGCTCTCGGCTTCACATATCTCAGTGTCGGGCGTCCATAG